One Fictibacillus halophilus genomic window, TTATTTATTTCGTTCAAACGTGCTAAACTATTAGTGAAACGTTTCGATTTACTGATTTTAAATAAGGAGAGGAGCAACACATCAATGAAAAGAAGTAAAATCATAAGCTTTGTATTGATGTTCAGCTTGTTTGCGAATGTATTTGTAACATCATCAGCGTCCGCAACAAAAGATAATGCATTTCAAATGGAATTGAAAGCTATCGCTAAAAAGACATACAAGTTTTATCAAGATCATACTGATCCAAAGACAGGTTTGACCTATGATGAGACTCGATATACAGCAGAAGGCAAAAAAGACGCAACACACACATCTCCAACAAATATTGGCATGTATATGATGAGTACGATCTCCGCTCAAGAATTAGGTATCATCTCAAAAAAGGAAGCGGTAAAACGTATACAAGTCACATTAAATACACTTGAAGATCTCGAAAAGTGGAATGGCTTATACTATAACTGGTACAACACAAAAGATGGTTCCGTTAAAAAGGATTGGGGACAATTCATCTCGCAAGTGGATAACGGCTGGCTGTCTGCAGGGTTGATTGTAGTTGGACAAGCTTATGATGAGCTGAATCCACAAACGAGTAAGCTCGTTGAAAACATGAATTATACAACTCTATATGATTCAGAAGTGGGACAATTCCGTGGGGGATATGATGTTGCACAAGGAAAATTAACAGATCATCATTATGGTTTGTTTAACACAGAACCACGTGTAGCAAGTTATATCTCGATCGGTAAAGACGATGTGCCGAGCGAGCACTGGTGGAAGATGTACCGTACGATGCCACAAGAATGGGATTGGCAAGCACAGATTCCAGAAGGTGAAACTCACGAATATGACGGTATTTCTGTTTTCGAAGGACATTATGAATACAAAGGTGTAAAATTCGTTCCAAGCTGGGGCGGAAGCATGTTTGAAAGCCTTATGCCTGGAATCGTCTTAAATGAGGTAGAACTTGGCAAGAATGCGTTAGGGCTAAACAACAAGCGTCATGTCGAATTACAGCAAGCTTTTGCAGAAGAAAAAGGATATAAAGCATGGGGCTTCTCACCATCAGCAACACCAGATGGTTACAGTGAGTTCGCAGCTACACCACTAGGAACTTCTGGATACAAAGATGGTGCGACGGTAACCGCTCATGCATCATTTTTAGCATTAGATTATGATCCAAAAGCTGTTCAAAAAAACATTAAAGCATTAAAAGAGCTCGATACGTATAGCAAGTATGGATTCTATGATTCTGTAAACGTAGAAACAGGTGAAATCGCTAAGGCTTATCTAGCGCTTGACCAAGGAATGATCATGGTTTCAATCGCTAACTATCTAAAAGATGGTGTGATTCGCGATTACTTCCATCAAGATCCGATCGGTAAAAAGCCAGAGGATCTGTTGAGAAAAGAAAAGTTCTCTATTCAATAATTGTACGCAGCACCCGATTCCAAATGGATGAGGGTGTTTTTTTGTTTGATCAAGCTTGTTTTTTTTGCTTTCAGGTGGAAGTGTAGAGGTTAGCGGTGGTCAGGAGTGATTCGTAGGTGGTGAGTGTGAGTTTATCAGTGAAAACGTGATGTTTAGAGGTGAAAAGATACCATTTAGCGGTGAACGTGTAAGAAAAATAAAAACACGTACCGTAAACGACGATAAAAGGGTACAGGATTTACATGTGGAACTTCTTTCTAAGACAGTTGTGCGTACCGTTTATTTAGCTGCAAAATTTCAACGTGGAGTGAAGAAACAATGTGTACAAGTTTTGTTTTGCATGAAGATCGAACGTATATTGGAATGAACTTTGATCTGTCTGAGCGGCCGATTAAAATGGCTCTATCAGGTGATAATCAGCTCCTTATTTTGCAAAAAGAAGGCGGCCGTTTCCTACCAGCCATTGGCTTTAATAAAAACGGAATCTTTATGAATCTTCATATGGTGAACCCGAATGAAGAGGGCAAATATAAAAGGAACAAAAACAGTATACATATGATGAGGTTATTTGATGAAGTGTTGTCTGAAAAAGTAAAAACATCAGTGCTGCCTACCTATCTTCAAGAAAAAGAAATCGTGAATGTTCCTGATTATAGTGTTCAAAGTTTAATAGTTGGTCCTAACAAGAAGTCGTTCCTTGTGGAGCCTGGAAGAAAATATATAGACACAGATCAGCTGGAGGATAACTTTATGGTTCTTACAAATTTTTCAGTTCGAGATGCCATGGAACAGGAAGATATGACATTGCAAGGACTAGGAAGTGATCGTTATCAGCTAGCATATGGTGGATTGGTAAACAGAAGAGGTGACTTTTCCGTTGAACAAGGACTATCCATCCTGAAGCAAACCGCTCAAAGAGAAGGGGACTTTCCTACACAGCTATCTATGTTATTTAGTCCAGAAGAAGAGAACATCTATTTTTCTCTTAAAAGAGATTTCAATAGAATCTATAGGTTTTCTTTCTCAGATCTGTTGATAACAACAGAGAGGGGCTTTGAGCGTGATCTAGGTTTTTTGGTAAAGAAAAAAGGAGTTTTATTGTCAGAGCTTGAGGGTTGGGTATAAGAGTACTCAATTAAGAGCGGTATTTTGAAGTATGGTAGGCAATCCATTTTGGTTTATAGCCGTAGTTCTTGATTTATAGTCCTTCAAATAATTTTATAGGTCTTCAGAATAATTTATAGGTCTTCAGAATAATTTATAGGTCTTCAAAACATTTTATAGGTCCTCAAAATAATTTATAGGTCTTCAAAATAATTTATAGGCTTTTCGACAAAGGTTCATCTTCTTACATGATGGTAGTGGAGGTACATATGAAGAAAACATCGGAGAAAAGATTAAACGCTTTTTTAATATTAACTGGAATCCTGTTTCTGTACTCTATCTTTTCAAAAATGTATCATTTCAACAGCATCCTAAATGATATTGTTTATGCTTCAGGGTTCATATTTGCAATCCTCATCCATCTTCATTATAGAAAGAAAACCAAGCTCCAAAAAGTAGACAAATAAAAACAAAAAGAACCCCCGATTACATATTCGAATCGAGGGTTCTTCAACGCCAAACTTCTATTTCATACCGGAGATGGTATAGCCTTCTATAATATGCTTTTGGAAGATGATGAAGATGATGACGATTGGAACAACCATGAACGTTGATCCGGCCATCTGCAACGCGAAGTTTCCTCCATACTGCCCCTTTAGAAGACTTAATCCAACAGACAATGTGTATAAGCTTTCGTCGTTTGCGATGATCAACGGCCATAAGAAGCTGTTCCAACCAGCGATAAACGTTAGGATACCTTGAACGGCCATGATTGGTTTTGAAATAGGTAGAACGAGTTGCATAAATACACGGAACTCACTTGCCCCATCTAGACGAGCAGCTTCGAGCAATTCGTCCGGAATGGTAGACATGAACTGGCGGAACAAGAAGATGCTGAATGCACCAACTAATCCTGGCAGAACGACACCAGCCATCGTGTTCGTCAAGCCCATCTGGTTTAAGATTAAATAAACAGGGATCATCGTTACTTGTCCTGGGATCATCATTGTTGCTAGCACAAGGTAGAAGAGCTTTTCTCTTCCCTTAAACTTGTACTTCGCAAACGCGTATCCAGCCATCGCATTAAAGAAAAGTCCGACGAAAGAACAGAGGACGATGATGATCGTATTTCGCAAATAAACACCAAAGTTCATGTTCTCAAACAGGTAGACGAAGTTCTCCGTTGTAAAGGTTTCAGGCCACAGAGTCGGTGTGAGCTGAAGGACTTCACTTTCAGGTTTGAAAGCTGA contains:
- a CDS encoding carbohydrate ABC transporter permease, whose translation is MKSKVSDAKKAYRTQQWIAGIVLTLGGLLVAIPFIWMILSAFKPESEVLQLTPTLWPETFTTENFVYLFENMNFGVYLRNTIIIVLCSFVGLFFNAMAGYAFAKYKFKGREKLFYLVLATMMIPGQVTMIPVYLILNQMGLTNTMAGVVLPGLVGAFSIFLFRQFMSTIPDELLEAARLDGASEFRVFMQLVLPISKPIMAVQGILTFIAGWNSFLWPLIIANDESLYTLSVGLSLLKGQYGGNFALQMAGSTFMVVPIVIIFIIFQKHIIEGYTISGMK
- a CDS encoding glucoamylase family protein, which translates into the protein MKRSKIISFVLMFSLFANVFVTSSASATKDNAFQMELKAIAKKTYKFYQDHTDPKTGLTYDETRYTAEGKKDATHTSPTNIGMYMMSTISAQELGIISKKEAVKRIQVTLNTLEDLEKWNGLYYNWYNTKDGSVKKDWGQFISQVDNGWLSAGLIVVGQAYDELNPQTSKLVENMNYTTLYDSEVGQFRGGYDVAQGKLTDHHYGLFNTEPRVASYISIGKDDVPSEHWWKMYRTMPQEWDWQAQIPEGETHEYDGISVFEGHYEYKGVKFVPSWGGSMFESLMPGIVLNEVELGKNALGLNNKRHVELQQAFAEEKGYKAWGFSPSATPDGYSEFAATPLGTSGYKDGATVTAHASFLALDYDPKAVQKNIKALKELDTYSKYGFYDSVNVETGEIAKAYLALDQGMIMVSIANYLKDGVIRDYFHQDPIGKKPEDLLRKEKFSIQ